Proteins encoded within one genomic window of Episyrphus balteatus chromosome 1, idEpiBalt1.1, whole genome shotgun sequence:
- the LOC129906815 gene encoding gustatory receptor 23a-like: protein MHSLAMQLHEIFLTIAWIIVQIMVIGVNVVACTQTSNAMADTGIVLHKLKPRDNYELFLQMVQVFSMEVMHRKKPFTAAGFFEMNFKLFTSIVAAVTTYLIIIIQFHLANLEASSNHNQVNYKTDST from the exons ATGCATTCGCTGGCGATGCAGTTGCATGAGATTTTCTTGACCATAGCATGGATTATTGTTCAAATAATGGTGATTGGAGTGAATGTTGTTGCTTGTACACAGACATCAAATGCG atgGCCGACACGGGGATAGTTCTGCATAAACTTAAACCAAGGGATAACTATGAATTGTTTCTTCAGATG GTGCAAGTGTTTTCAATGGAAGTAATGCATAGAAAAAAGCCATTCACTGCAGCTGGATTCTTCGAAatgaatttcaaattatttacatcg attGTAGCAGCAGTTACAACgtatttaattataataattcaatttcatttggCGAATTTGGAAGCAAGTTCCAATCACAACCAAGTGAATTACAAAACAGATTCAACTTAA
- the LOC129910676 gene encoding uncharacterized protein LOC129910676, with amino-acid sequence MDSVIMSFELLTRIKLPLEHFIGRFGENNIWFVVYPFFKIFKYTGFCPVGVSVDSYPDVNFQWDRTFIFLTGICFIGFTVGFCRGVHVLSHLESLGLYDANTIISYITNWAQVFSLFLLACVSLVTSWTNLEKLKSFFMKIRQIDFALEMTGVEISYRAMRRRLFIQTGVSFLIPTCLSMVNCMMINTKFRLASPCYWFICFTPMLLLTFKELQFYNIMFLLKGKFDMINKQIDKLCQRKMLQNESISVNMSKCSDEKVLLIQTDAQLVEQMRILAEIYSDVADSVDVVLDIFAYHLLMTTCTSFAVITIQSYTGPF; translated from the exons ATGGATAGTGTCATCATGTCCTTTGAGTTGTTAACACGGATTAAGCTTCCGCTAGAACATTTTATCGGTCGATTCGGCGAAAACAACATTTGGTTTGTTGtttatccattttttaaaatattcaaatacaCCGGCTTCTGTCCGGTTGGAGTTTCCGTCGACAGTTATCCTGATGTGAATTTTCAATGGGATCGAACTTTTATATTCCTAACCGGAatttgttttattggatttacgG TTGGATTTTGCCGTGGCGTTCATGTTCTAAGTCATTTGGAGAGTCTGGGATTATATGATGCCAATACAATAATATCGTACATTACAAATTGGGCCCAAGTGTTTTCACTATTTTTGCTGGCATGTGTTTCATTGGTGACTTCTTGgacaaatttggaaaaattaaaaagcttCTTTATGAAAATTCGTCAAATTGATTTCGCTTTAGAAATGACTGGTGTTGAAATATCTTATCGTGCTATGAGACGAAGACTATTCATACAAACCGGAGTGTCCTTTTTGATACCAACTTGTCTCTCGATGGTCAATTGTATGATGATAAACACCAAGTTTCGATTAGCTTCACCCTGCTATTGGTTCATCTGTTTCACACCCATGCTTTTGTTGACCTTTAAGGAACTTCAATTTTACAATATTATGTTTCTGTTGAAGGGAAAGTTCGATATGATTAATAAGCAAATTGACAAGCTTTGTCAAAGGAAAATGCTGCAAAATGAGTCGATTAGTGTGAATATGTCAAAGTGTTCCGATGAAAAAGTGTTATTAATACAAACTGATGCTCAGTTGGTGGAACAAATGCGGATTCTGGCTGAAATTTATTCTGATGTCGCTGATAGTGTTGATGTGGTTTTGGATATATTTGCTTATCACCTTCTGATGACAACATGTACGTCCTTTGCTGTCATCACTATCCAGAGCTatacagggcc GTTTTGA
- the LOC129906813 gene encoding putative mediator of RNA polymerase II transcription subunit 26 — protein sequence MRIYVLLVFVISISIATAKKESSKNSTVKAVTTKTSRTAKSLNENRGKRTLNNLGYPGFSYSLDFANRRQGYSDARAFYAPPDGIFNGQSAIGQYSLPDTSNHLPDYSQFSQYPQYFEAPEPIIEIIIKDSNETVPTQPPQPIVQKKKKENVHVYYVKYKKDENNKLQLDEPIASLSENEASTDESEEIVHYPSIVTPLPPVKTTTLRTVIHPDSEKFHSNSGIHVTFGSEDKSQSGHELQEHNAESIQRSVVALPQAGNFNSGPSPTANVRADFSSPRGANGETYQNYQGSFYQNQNQNSQREYKPAIQQQQLPEAQALTSFRPQLPLQHQTQPQHQNQQQQQQLPQIHQNFQNFQQNQQQPPQQQQQQQQQHYEHQQQQQHQQQQQRPFYNQGPANPPPSHPKQQYQRPPATTPAPPSPPAQYQNYQQQNVYQQQQKQYYQFSQQPKQHPVPSAHPQQYQQQQHHHPQQQQQYQQRPSAPAQKQSVFFPTPPPKSQDLPARPPSSTSYQPVKFRPTPVPSVQKLESPNRAPLAQAQQYNRPPAYVQQPTYSTLPQSHGPQYETVNRYQKPQSQKRPEQSYNQQQQQQQFSFNQKQQHSQSNSFGQSQSPSLGQLHSLFDVRPSKETELLKAIPKFEQHITETVSGNRYNNYQTYSGGNQVIHDIPAPNLGPTTPTSGHSSNLGQYNSGTSNHHQQFNNFVTSPNPIQYQSSTQAPQYVKSEDGQQIQIVTPMPSSSFYNHQGQVQSQFISSGSGAQPQIIPNSQPKQQAFYNNQQPRQSESSQFSVSTLHSDVFKELEHRKNTLGNDNINIQSKQNFKNFVTKPEQKKTTPTTTTSAPPSTTSKNAAKNSLQLPDEVPDDLRQQLLSSGILDNADISVLDYDKVGDVNLENLPAEHLQHFYGAGGGAQISESNKVLTVVKPNGDSVDFSQKNINRIKESTSLPRKQNVDLKVVHFNANNERNVTDKHIKTDSTVVPSIDLADKQYNRYLPLKINGAQFPIPDVEELQGKKIASVVVLAPVDNLQGLENERSDDERIERDTTDSKEVKFVTGDIIKQLIKKPTKENFKKWLEKESRTDVESQSVVLLVAKSSSDDQEIFMYDIATGAVNKLNGELSSAFVNVAEENASAENLDHASTLDPSILENMMEKMKKV from the exons GTTTTTGTGATTTCCATATCAATTGCAACTGCCAAAAAGGAATCTAGTAAAAACAGCACTGTGAAAGCCGTAACAACGAAAACATCCAGAACTGCAAAAAGTCTAAATGAAAACAGAGGCAAGCGCACCTTAAACAATTTGGGTTATCCTGGATTTTCATATAGTCTTGACTTTGCTAACAGAAGACAAGGTTATTCAGATGCTAGAGCTTTCTACGCTCCACCAGATGGAATTTTCAATGGCCAAAGTGCTATTG GCCAATATTCTCTACCAGACACCTCAAACCATCTGCCTGATTATAGTCAATTTTCCCAATACCCACAATATTTCGAAGCTCCTGAGCCAATAATCGAAATCATTATCAAGGATAGCAATGAAACAGTTCCCACTCAACCACCGCAACCTATTgtccaaaagaagaaaaaggaaAATGTCCATGTTTACTATGTGAAATACAAGAAGGACGAAAACAATAAGCTTCAACTGGACGAACCAATTGCTTCGTTAAGTGAAAATGAAGCTTCCACTGATGAAAGTGAAGAAATTGTCCATTATCCAAGTATTGTTACACCATTACCTCCAGTTAAAACAACAACTCTGCGAACTGTCATTCATCCAGATTCGGAGAAATTCCACAGTAATAGTGGAATTCATGTGACTTTCGGTTCCGAAGACAAATCTCAATCGGGTCATGAATTGCAAGAACATAATGCCGAAAGTATTCAAAGGTCTGTTGTAGCATTACCACAAGCTGGTAATTTCAATTCAGGTCCTTCACCAACTGCTAATGTTCGAGCTGATTTTAGTAGCCCACGTGGAGCAAATGGAGAAACTtatcaaaattatcaaggaTCTTTCTATCAGAATCAGAATCAAAATAGTCAGAGGGAATATAAGCCAGCAATTCAACAGCAACAATTGCCAGAAGCTCAAGCTTTGACATCTTTCCGACCTCAGTTGCCGCTTCAACATCAAACTCAACCACAACACCAgaatcaacaacaacagcaacaattACCACAGATTCATCAGAATTTCCAAAATTTCCAACAAAATCAGCAACAaccaccacaacaacaacaacaacaacagcagcagcattatgaacatcaacaacaacaacaacaccaacaacaacaacaaagaccTTTCTACAATCAAGGACCAGCTAATCCTCCTCCAAGCCATCCAAAGCAGCAATATCAGCGACCGCCTGCAACAACTCCTGCCCCACCTTCTCCACCAGCCCAATATCAAAATTATCAACAACAAAATGTATaccagcaacaacaaaaacaatattaccAATTCAGTCAGCAACCAAAACAGCATCCAGTTCCTTCAGCTCATCCTCAAcaataccaacaacaacaacaccatcatccacaacaacaacaacaatatcaaCAAAGACCTTCTGCACCAGCTCAAAAACAAAGTGTCTTCTTCCCTACCCCTCCACCGAAATCTCAAGACCTTCCTGCCCGGCCACCAAGTTCAACCTCCTACCAACCTGTCAAATTCCGTCCTACTCCAGTTCCAAGCGTTCAAAAGTTAGAAAGTCCAAATCGAGCTCCTTTGGCCCAAGCTCAACAGTATAACCGCCCTCCGGCATATGTTCAGCAACCAACCTACTCAACATTGCCACAATCTCACGGACCGCAATATGAAACAGTTAATCGCTATCAAAAGCCTCAAAGTCAAAAGAGACCGGAACAAAGTTATaatcaacagcaacaacaacaacaattttcaTTCAATCAGAAACAACAACATTCACAGAGTAATTCTTTTGGCCAAAGTCAATCGCCAAGCCTAGGCCAATTACATAGCCTTTTTGATGTTAGACCTTCCAAAGAAACCGAGCTTCTAAAGGCTATTCCTAAGTTTGAGCAACATATCACGGAAACTGTCAGTGGTAACCGTTATAACAACTATCAGACATATTCTGGAGGAAATCAAGTGATTCATGACATACCCGCTCCAAATTTGGGCCCAACAACTCCAACCTCAGGACATTCTTCAAACTTAGGGCAGTATAATTCTGGAACAAGTAATCACCATCAGCAGTTTAATAATTTCGTTACATCACCAAATCCTATCCAATATCAATCTTCAACTCAAGCTCCACAATATGTCAAATCTGAAGATGGTCAGCAAATTCAAATAGTCACTCCAATGCCTTCGTCAAGCTTCTACAACCATCAGGGTCAAGTTCAGTCACAATTTATTTCATCAGGATCAGGTGCGCAGCCCCAAATAATTCCTAACTCCCAACCTAAGCAACAGGCTTTCTACAATAACCAACAACCTCGTCAATCGGAATCGTCACAGTTTAGTGTTTCAACACTGCATTCTGATGTCTTCAAGGAGCTTGAACACAGGAAGAATACTTTGGGAAATGATAACATCAATATCCAATCGAAacagaatttcaaaaactttgttaccAAGCCAGAACAGAAGAAAACcactccaacaacaacaacttcagCACCCCCATCGACAACAAGTAAAAATGCTGCCAAAAATTCATTACAACTTCCTGACGAAGTTCCCGATGATCTTAGACAACAACTTCTAAGCTCTGGAATATTAGACAATGCTGATATCAGTGTTTTGGACTACGACAAAGTTGGTGATGTAAATTTGGAAAATCTTCCAGCTGAACATTTGCAACATTTCTATGGTGCCGGTGGTGGAGCACAAATATCCGAATCAAATAAAGTTCTGACAGTTGTCAAACCAAATGGTGACAGTGTTGATTTTTcacagaaaaatataaatcgTATTAAAGAATCGACAAGTTTACCAAGAAAACAAAATGTCGACTTGAAAGTTGTTCATTTCAATGCTAACAATGAAAGAAATGTTACTGATAAACATATAAAGACTGATTCAACTGTTGTTCCATCAATTGATTTGGCTGATAAGCAGTATAATAGATATTTGCCATTGAAAATAAATGGTGCTCAATTTCCTATTCCCGATGTGGAGGAATTGCAAGGGAAGAAGATTGCAAGTGTTGTGGTGCTAGCACCAGTTGATAATTTACAAGGTCTTGAGAATGAACGTAGTGATGATGAAAGAATTGAGAGAGATACAACTGATTCGAAGGAAGTGAAATTTGTGACGGGTGATATTATTAAGCAGCTGATTAAGAAACCTACGAAGGAGAATTTTAAGAAATGGCTGGAGAAGGAATCGAGAACGGATGTGGAAAGCCAATCAGTGGTACTTTTGGTAGCAAA GTCTTCATCTGATGATCAAGAAATCTTCATGTACGACATCGCTACTGGTGCAGTCAACAAATTGAATGGTGAACTTTCAAGTGCATTTGTAAATGTTGCTGAAGAAAATGCAAGTGCCGAAAATCTCGATCATGCATCAACGTTAGATCCAAGTATTCTTGAAAATATgatggaaaaaatgaaaaaagtgtga